The sequence CACGCCGAGGCCGATGGTGCAATTGGGCCGGCCTTCGACCCCGGCGGCGATTCCGGCAGCGACGATCCTGGTCCGGCCCTGTTCGGTATGGGCGGTGCAGGCGTCGAACCGCGCGCCGTCCTCGTCGATGACGAAGCGGGCGGTAAAGGGGGTGATCACCGGGCGTGGCGCCGAGATGTTGAGGGCGAGCCTGAGGCCTCCCGGTGCCCGGCGGGCGAGGTCGGTTTCCCAGGCCTTCTTCTGGGCCTCGCTGTCGGCGATGGCCTCGATCTCCACCCGGGAGGCGTCCATGGAGATCTTGGAGCGCGGCAGTTCCTCGAGCGCGCTGATCGCGAAGTCGAGCACGGCGTCCCAGCCCTCGGGCACGGCGTAGTCCGCGCTTTCCAGGAAATCCGCTACCGCACGGTCAGGATTGATGCGCCCGATCCGGCGGCCAAGCTCCTCGCGGTCGGTGGCGGCGGGCACGAGGCCGATCATCGAGATGCCGGCGTCGTTGCGCAGGATCTCGACCGAGAAGCGCGGCGGGGTCACCGCCTTGGCGCTGGGCACTTCCATCCGGTCGATGACGCGCGAACTGTCGACCTCGCCGCCGGCGACCGATATCGCCTTGAAGCGCGCGTTCTCGGACGGGGCCATGCCGGTTAGGATGACCTGAAGCCCGTCGGTTTCGACCGTGGCCCAGTCCTCGCCCTGCAAGATCAGCGCGTTCTCGATGGCCGATTTCGATACCCGTTCGATCGCGCCCACCGCGCTCCAGGCCGCGATGATCGCGATCAGGGCAGCGGCGACAAAGACCGCGGGGGCCAGAAGGGCTTTCGTAAGGCGCATATGGGCTTGGATTCCCGAGCAGTCAGAAACGTTGGTTTCCTTAGGGCGCTTTGGCCGGGGGTGCAATCAAAGGAAAAGTGCAGCGGCAAGAAACGGCACAGGCAGCAGGCCCGCGTTCCGGTTCGACCGGAAAAGCCTGAGGCAGGTGTCGGGATCGTCGATGTCGAGCACGCGCATCTGCCAGGACATGTGCCAGCCCACCGCCCAGGGCGCGGCGAGCGCGACGATTAGCGCGAGAGTTGAGCGCCCGGGCAGATAGGCCAGCACCACGGCGAGCATCATGAGCGTGACGGTGAGAACGAGAAAGCCCAGCAGGAACCGCGGGGTCGCGGCACCAAAGAGGCGTGCGGTGGATTTCACGCCGATGAGCGCGTCGTCTTCCTTGTCCTGATGCGCATAGATGGTGTCGTAGAAAAGCGTCCAGCTCCCCCCCGCGAAATAGAGCGCGACGGCGGGCCAGCCGAGGCTGCCGGTATGGGCGGTATAGGCCAGAAGCGCGCCCCAGTTGAAGGCGATGCCGAGAAAGACCTGCGGCCACCAGGTGAAGCGCTTCGCAAAAGGATAGATCGCGACCGGGGCGAGCGCGACGATGCCGAGGATTATGGCGGCGGTGTTGAAGCTGATCAGGATGAAGAAGGCGACGAGCGACTGGATCACGAGCCATGCCATGGCCTGTGCCACGGTCACCTGACCCGAGGGAATCGGTCGCGACCGGGTGCGCGCCACGCTGCCGTCGATATGGCGGTCGGTGATGTCGTTCCAGGTGCACCCCGCACCGCGCATCAGGAAGGCGCCAATGGCGCAGCCGACGGCGATCCACAGGTCATGAAGCCGCATCGTGCCGGTCTGACCCATCCCGAGGAGCAGCCCCCACCAGCAGGGCAGGAGCAGGAGCCATGTGCCGATCGGCCGGTCGGCGCGCGATAGGCGCAGGAAGGGGCGAAGCCGGGCAGGTGCATGGCGGTCGACCCAGTTGCCGGAATAGGCATCGGCTACCGTGCCCTCTGGCATCCCCTGTTTCGTCGCCATAACGTGCCTCCCATGATGGACCGAGCGAAAATCCGGCTCTTTGTAGAGCACCCATTGGCCGAGGGGCAATCCGTCGATCTGACGCGGGAGCAGGCGCATTACCTTTTCGGG is a genomic window of Maritimibacter sp. DP1N21-5 containing:
- the ubiA gene encoding 4-hydroxybenzoate octaprenyltransferase, which encodes MATKQGMPEGTVADAYSGNWVDRHAPARLRPFLRLSRADRPIGTWLLLLPCWWGLLLGMGQTGTMRLHDLWIAVGCAIGAFLMRGAGCTWNDITDRHIDGSVARTRSRPIPSGQVTVAQAMAWLVIQSLVAFFILISFNTAAIILGIVALAPVAIYPFAKRFTWWPQVFLGIAFNWGALLAYTAHTGSLGWPAVALYFAGGSWTLFYDTIYAHQDKEDDALIGVKSTARLFGAATPRFLLGFLVLTVTLMMLAVVLAYLPGRSTLALIVALAAPWAVGWHMSWQMRVLDIDDPDTCLRLFRSNRNAGLLPVPFLAAALFL